A genomic window from Panthera tigris isolate Pti1 chromosome B4, P.tigris_Pti1_mat1.1, whole genome shotgun sequence includes:
- the LOC102950099 gene encoding polypeptide N-acetylgalactosaminyltransferase 4, which produces MRIRMAVRWTWAGKSCLLLALLTVAYILVELSVSTFHASSAAGLARERGPKQLSGPWEKAEELSRPLYEKPPADFHALGEWGKASKLQLSQDELKQQEELIERYAINIYLSDRISLHRHIEDKRMYECKSQKFNYRRLPTTSVIIAFYNEAWSTLLRTIHSVLETSPAVLLKEIILVDDLSDRVYLKTQLETYISNLDRVRLIRTNKREGLVRARLIGATFATGDVLTFLDCHCECNSGWLEPLLERIGKDETAIVCPVIDTIDWNTFEFYMQTGEPMIGGFDWRLTFQWHSVPKHERDRRKSRIDPIRSPTMAGGLFAVSKKYFQYLGTYDTGMEVWGGENLELSFRVWQCGGKLEIHPCSHVGHVFPKRAPYARPNFLQNTARAAEVWMDQYKEHFYNRNPPARKEAYGDISERKLLRERLKCKSFDWYLKNVFSNLHVPEDRPGWHGAIRSMGISSECLDYNSPDSNPTGANLSLFGCHGQGGNQFFEYTSNKEIRFNSVTELCAEVPEQKNYVGMQNCPKDGFPIPANIIWHFEEDGTIFHPRSGLCLSAFRTPEGRPDVQMRTCDALDKKQIWKFEK; this is translated from the coding sequence ATGAGGATCCGGATGGCCGTGAGGTGGACCTGGGCAGGCAAGAGCTGCCTGTTGCTGGCGCTTTTAACGGTGGCCTATATCCTGGTGGAACTCTCTGTCTCTACTTTCCATGCCTCCTCAGCAGCCGGCCTTGCCAGGGAGAGGGGGCCCAAACAGCTCTCAGGCCCctgggaaaaggcagaggagtTGTCTCGACCGCTTTATGAGAAGCCCCCTGCAGATTTCCACGCActtggggagtgggggaaagcCAGCAAACTCCAGCTCAGCCAGGATGAACTAAAGCAGCAAGAAGAACTTATTGAGAGATATGCCATTAATATTTATCTCAGCGACAGGATTTCCCTGCACCGTCACATAGAGGATAAAAGAATGTATGAGTGTAAATCCCAGAAGTTTAATTATAGGAGACTTCCCACCACCTCTGTTATCATCGCTTTCTATAATGAAGCCTGGTCGACCTTGCTCCGCACCATCCACAGTGTTTTAGAAACTTCTCCTGCAGTCCTCTTGAAGGAAATCATCCTAGTGGATGACTTGAGTGACAGAGTTTATTTGAAGACACAGCTTGAAACTTACATCAGCAATCTCGATAGAGTCCGCTTGATTAGAACAAATAAGCGGGAGGGGCTGGTTCGAGCCCGCCTGATTGGGGCCACTTTTGCCACGGGGGATGTCCTCACTTTCCTGGATTGCCACTGTGAGTGTAATTCTGGTTGGTTAGAACCACTTTTGGAAAGAATTGGGAAAGATGAAACAGCAATTGTATGTCCTGTGATAGACACCATTGATTGGAATACTTTTGAGTTCTATATGCAGACCGGGGAGCCCATGATTGGTGGATTTGACTGGCGCTTAACCTTCCAGTGGCATTCAGTCCCCAAACATGAAAGGGACAGACGGAAATCGAGAATTGACCCAATCCGATCTCCCACCATGGCTGGAGGACTGTTTGCTGTCAGcaagaaatattttcagtacCTTGGAACATATGACACTGGAATGGAAGTGTGGGGGGGTGAAAACCTGGAGCTTTCTTTTAGGGTGTGGCAGTGTGGAGGTAAACTGGAGATCCACCCGTGTTCCCACGTGGGCCATGTATTCCCCAAGCGGGCGCCATATGCTCGGCCCAATTTCCTACAGAATACTGCTCGGGCAGCGGAAGTGTGGATGGACCAGTACAAAGAGCATTTCTACAATCGAAACCCTCCAGCAAGGAAAGAAGCTTATGGTGATATATCTGAAAGAAAATTACTACGAGAACGGCTGAAGTGCAAGAGCTTTGACTGgtatttgaaaaatgtgttttctaatttaCATGTTCCAGAGGATAGGCCAGGCTGGCACGGAGCTATTCGCAGTATGGGAATCTCTTCCGAATGTTTAGATTATAACTCTCCTGACAGTAACCCCACAGGTGCCAACCTTTCACTGTTTGGCTGCCACGGCCAAGGAGGCAATCAATTCTTTGAATACACTTCAAACAAGGAAATAAGGTTTAACTCTGTGACAGAGTTATGCGCAGAGGTTCCTGAGCAAAAAAATTATGTAGGAATGCAAAATTGTCCAAAAGATGGGTTCCCCATTCCAGCAAACATTATTTGGCATTTTGAAGAAGATGGAACCATTTTTCATCCCCGCTCGGGACTGTGCCTTAGTGCTTTTCGGACACCTGAGGGTCGCCCTGATGTTCAAATGAGAACTTGTGATGCTCTAGATAAAAAACAGATCTGGAAGTTTGAGAAATAG